A window from Salvia miltiorrhiza cultivar Shanhuang (shh) chromosome 2, IMPLAD_Smil_shh, whole genome shotgun sequence encodes these proteins:
- the LOC131012954 gene encoding uncharacterized protein LOC131012954: MEVNQDEQNTGVCYLLGVNYARELEKSKSMEQIEPCQPVVSPPPSAIAGWMSTANQSMPHAVVAAAPHGLVQVNCEANILIVLICGKILQLLTSEEGTKLQLEIAVSASDIKEKYKDECKRVSKEEQVLRLDLSNKFQDVF; encoded by the exons ATGGAAGTGAATCAG GACGAACAGAACACTGGAGTGTGCTACTTGCTAGGCGTGAACTATGCAAGGGAGCTTGAAAAGAGTAAAAGCATGGAGCAAATTGAG CCTTGCCAGCCTGTTGTTTCTCCCCCTCCTAGTGCGATTGCAGGTTGGATGTCAACTGCTAACCAGTCTATGCCTCATGCCGTTGTTGCTGCAGCTCCTCATGGCCTTGTTCAGGTAAATTGTGAGGCCAATATTCTTATTGTGCTTATTTGTGGAAAAATTCTGCAGTTGCTTACATCTGAGGAAGGGACAAAACTTCAGCTAGAAATAGCCGTATCAGCTTCTGATATTAAAGAAAAGTACAAG GACGAATGCAAACGAGTGTCAAAAGAGGAACAAGTTTTGAGATTAGATTTGTCAAATAAGTTTCAAGATGTTTTCTGA